The Brachypodium distachyon strain Bd21 chromosome 4, Brachypodium_distachyon_v3.0, whole genome shotgun sequence nucleotide sequence TGGCAACCTCAGAACATGTGCACAAATAGTATCAACAGATTGATATTTCTTCAGACAAGGCTGAAACTTAGAATTTGTCCAGTCATTGGGAGCCGATAAAAAAAGATGCACAAATTCGCagcaagaaacaaaaacaaaagataacaAGATCTGGCAGACGGGTGGTTCAGATCCCTCTGGGTGATAATATAGATCTCATCAACGTATGAATCAGGCCACTACTTTTCTGCATCACAGGTCTTCATCGAGATCTATGAACACCCATCTCCAACCATTAGGAAAACAAATATCAAATTGATGCGGGTCTCCTCAGTTCAGGTCTCCAGTTCTTCCACACCGAGAATTTCAGAAGAACGAAAGTATTAGTTTGATCATCATCAGAGAAACACCAGAATGATAAAGGCAAATCAAGGAAACACCAGAATCAAATCGAGAACAACGAACTTCCAGGGGCGAAAAGATGGGTACGGAGAGAGAGGTgacctgcggcggcggcggctggcggctGGGGGTTTGTTGTGTTTTGGATGGAGGATTTCGTTTGTATTTATAGGCTCCCTGTTAGGGCTGGGCCGGTTGCCGTTCAACTCCTGCCTAATCTGCACCGTCCGATCTGGAGGATCTGGTTTTCCTCTTGTGTGCGGAGCGGACCGTGGAGAGTCGATTcagcgcggaagcaaattttCGAATCGAACGGAGAAGGAATACGAATTGAACTGACAATGTCTTTGCCACTGATTCAAAATCTGAATATAAGTTTAAGTATTCTTTTGTATGAAGAAAACTTGGATATGTGTCTGGAAACTAGATCTAATCATGCCTCAGGCCGGGCCAGGCTTTGCAAAGCTGACCAGTAGCAAATTCCAATCCTAAGCCTGCACGAAACACATAAGCATGgttatttaattattttgatGCGCCTTTTACATTGATATTTCTAGTGTGATATAATAACGATTTGAGAATTAGATATCAGCCAGATAAGCTCTGCTACAATCATGACACATACGGATGATATGAACATGTGGGAGGGGAGGGGGTCATGTGTACCATCGGATCTGGTCTTGGGAATTGCACACTCCACCTACCAGTCACGCCACTGTCGATGTTGCACACCGTCAGAATATGGTTTGGAATAGCGCACGACCAAGGATCATCGATGGTAACACCTTGAACACGAATTTATACAGGTTTGGGCCCTGGAGAGGAGGTACACCCCTACTCTTGTTTGTGGCTGCTTGTATTGAGCTTGTGCTCGGTGGGAGTTGGAACTCATTCGTAAGTCTCTGCAATTGTCTTGGGTGCCACTCCAGGGCTCATTCGTGAGTTGGCAGTTGTCTTGGGTGCCACTCCAAGGCTCATTCGTGAGTCGAAACTCCTTCTCGAGTCTCTGGTCACCCTGGGTCGAGGGACTCGAGATCAACCCTTGTGGGTACAGTCAAGTTCCATGTCTTCGTCATAAGGGTACTAATATATTTTCTCCAGTTAATCCGCTATGTCTCCTTCCCGAGCCCTCCGTGCTCAAGTCATGCCATGTCATGGCCTTCGTTTGGGAAGGATCGATCCCTTCGTCGCATTATTCCTCCTCCACACATACCTCCGCCTCAGTGCCACGGCACCCGGTCTACTGTTGCGTCTTACACATCCTCATGCTCCAGCAGCAGGTCATGACGCTCCAGGCCTAGCTCGCCTCACTGCGTTGTTCGGCCACATGGCCACAACAAGGGCAACAACCTAAACCGAAGAAAGCTCCAATAGTAGCACCCCTGGAGAACCAAAAACAATAAGATTAGAAGATTCAATTGATGTGAAAAATTAGAGGAACAGGGTTACGATAGAAGAGAGAGGAAAGCCGAGAGCAGGCGCACAAGAGAGTGGAAGGCAGAGAACAAACgctggagagggagagggagctAGTAAGGAGAGGGGGGCGCTTATAAGTTCTAAAATTGTCTATCTAGCTAGTTTTTATGATAATAAATTCAAAGTTCAAAAATTCAAGCCAAGAGATTTACTTTTTACAAAAGATTAGATTCATGGTTTAATAAAGTATAcgaaaatatgaaaaataagAGTTTCCGTTCATAAATTTGTACAAAATGTCGACTGATTCGTAGGCGTAGCCGAATTAGAGTTATTTGCTCCAATCCGAAACAGAAACAAAGACAGGTATAATCTTTTGAAAAAGCACTTACTATCGaaaaagtaaacaaaaaaaagtacccACAGGAAGtttaaattcaaaataaaataatttaaaataattaaaataaaGGGTATATTTTACCCCGAAACGGATATCGTCCTTAAATCTACACCACTTATTTCGTCGTCGTCAAACCCGTCGCCCCATAGCcgaaacgtttttttttcGGAGTTCCGCTGGAAGAAAAAACACCCCGCCTCCTGAACCCCACCAGCCACCGCACACATCCTCTCCCGCCGGTCGGCCGGTCGCTACCTTCTCTCCCCTTCCGCCTGTCAACCCCTACGTCGTACCCCTTCTTCCCCTGCACTCGCTTCATCTCCTGCCTTCCactccgcccgccgcgccgcctacTCTCACCCCACGGTCGCCTCCTCGAGCCTCGGCCCGCCATGGGCCCTGCCTGCTCGGCCGCTTCCTCACGCCCTTCGCTCATCGCGGTCGTGGCGGCCCACGCGGGCGGTGGAGGACACCACGGAGCTGCGCCGCGGCGCGCTCGGGGTAAGTAGGCGATGCCGGCACGGTGGTGATCTCCGGTCTAAGCCAAACAGTTGCCCGAGCGGTGGCAGCAACGTCTCCCAATTTCGTACTTCAGTTCGAAACCCTGTTAAGGCTACGGTTGTTTCGTTCCTAGAGATTCCGCGCTCGTGTTGTTGCCTCTCAAAAGTAATGTGGCAAACCCCTGGGGATTATCGATTGCTGAGTGCTGCCGGGGCGATGGCCTGTCCTACCTTGATCTTGGTTAATTATCCAACCCCGATCCGGCCATCCCAGTTGCGAAGTTTTGATTTTTCACATGATACTCTGCCATCACCATAGGATAGCTGTGATTCTACTTCTATGCATCTCTCCCTCTGGAGGAGAGATACTATCTGATACCCTTGGTCAATTTTGCACCTGAGTCAGTATGAAATCCAGTTCCTGTACCTGATTCTCCTGCTTCTGTACCTGAACTTCATTCAGTTTGTAGCCAAAATTCTGTTGcctgttttcttttcactCGAACAAAATTTGGCTGGCGTGATTCATGATTGATTCACATTCTAAATTAGCGGGTGCTGCAACCAGACTAATATGATGTGGTATCAGGAACTTTGGCATCTGTTCTCCCTTCTTGCCACTCAGATTTTTTGGTTTGTCCAGGGAATATAGGGCGGTTTCCCCATGATATATTAAATCAACTACTGCTGATCTCGAACGTGCTTGCTGCATAAATTAATAACAGTATGAAGTTCTAACAAATTCCTGCATTGGTAGTACTATTAATCTACTGTGCATAACTGATGGCTGGCAACAGTCTgctacctagctagcttcgACAACACCATCTCCTCAGTCTAATTCAACGGAAGAAAACTGGTataccatctttttttttatttcaacaatatcaaataatatACTCTGTGAAGTGGTAGTGCATTTGTGTTTTTGGTTCTCTGTCCTCTTGCGCATTTCATGTCATGTCCTGAACCTGGGCTTACCGGCTTTTAGGGTCTTCACTTCTGCTATACCGATATTTCGTGTCTATCTAAACCTGGCTTCATGAGTACCATGTGATCAATGCAAGCATGTCGTAACTCAGAACACCTGAGTACGTTGTCATACCAAAATTGTGGGTATCGCTGTTTGCATACTTCAGTCGGAACTTTCTTCTACTGTGATCATTTGATGAGTTAGCTTTATGCTACCATAAAATTAAGGGCAAGACCTTACGATAGATACCAATCATGTTTATTGTTAAAGATTCAGCTTCTCTGAATCTTAACATTTTGGTTCTTCTGTGCTTGCAAGTGGAAGAATCAATTAGTGTGTGTACCAAATTAGTTTGAATCTTTTTTGCAGATTTGAGTATGTGTAGAACTATGGGTGGTCACCAAATTAACACCAtgtaatttgtttgttttcaaaCAGTGTCAGATTGTTGACTTGTTCAGTTTTGAAATGCGAAAAATATCCAAATCTAAAATGCAAAGGttaattttattattttcaaacGGAAGATATTGTTGTCTTTTGAGAGATTAGACTACGTAGAGACAAAATCTTCTGAAGAAACATTTTTAAAATGATATTTGGTGATTGTcaaaaaagatcaaaagaaGGACGAGGCATTGAGTgtgtcattttattttgttattccGTTGCAATCTGATCTTGGCTGAGGAGATGTGTACCGAAGCAAAAGTGTTGAATAGGATATGGAAAACAACACCGACAGACGGAGACCGACGTTTACAGTAACTAAGTTCTAACTCGAATTCATGTGCAACTCGATCCGATAGTCCACAGCCTTAAAAAGTTCCTCCGATCGATATGTGGACTCTCCGATGACGTTTGTGAGATACTACGATCGACGATGGCATGCCAGCGGACCGCATGGCCGGCCCTGCCGCGGCATCTCCTGGGCTCCGTCCTGTCCCGCCTCCGGTCCCTCGCCGACCGcgtccgcctccgcgccgtctGCCGCCCGTGGCGCATCAAGCTCCTGGCCctgcccacgccgccgcagctcccTTGGCTCGCTCTCCCGCTCGCCGGCACCGTCTACGACGTCGCCAGCAACAAGACGTACCGCCTTCAGATCCCCAACCAGGACTCCGCCGGCAGAGACAACATGGTGTTCCTCCACCACAACGACGGGCCCTGCTacagcgccggcggcaacatgttcttcttcctccaccaggacgccgacgacgacgacgacgacgggcgGTGCTCCTGCTCCCTGGTCGACGCGctctccggcgccgccacgcctCTCCCCGAGCTAGCCGCTCTCCTGCAGCCCCACATGGTAAACACCACCAACAAGATGAAGATCGAGAAGGCGACCATATCCTCACGGCCGGACCGGCTGCTGGCCGTTCTAGCCAGGGACGGCAACAAATCCAGGGTCTTCATCtccacgtgccgatcaccggccgccggcgagatcACCAACACGTGCGCCGTGATGCGGGAGATGCCCCGAATCGTCGACATCGCCTTCTTCCAGGGCAAGCTGTACGCGCACCTCGCCATGTACTacgagctcgtcgccgccgacctcAGCAATTTCGAGGCCGACCTTGGCCATGGGCCCCGTCTGGGCCGGTGGATCAAGAAGGCCCGCGGCCTCGACGGCGGCTGGGCGCTCTTCGTCGGCAAGCCCTGCTCCAGGGCTGTCCGTGCTAGTGGTGTCAGGCGGGGAGCTCGAGGAAATTGCATCTACTTCGTGGGAGATTACGGGAACCCCTTTCAACATTCCGGCGTGTATAGCATGGCGGACGAGGTGGCCAGGCCTTTGTTGAAGAGCTCGGTGTCGCGCAAGTTTAAGCGGACTAGGGATAATTATCAGCGGTGGCGGTTTCCGGCGTGGTTCTTTCCGGTTGAAGTTTAGTGAGTACTGTACTAAATTAATGACACAGTTCTCTACAGTCTACTGTCATTACGTTGCTTAGGTTAGCGCCTTGGCCGCCTGTGGCTACTTGATTAATTATGTTTCTCAAGTTTTGTAAAGACTTAACAAATCTGCACTTTGGTTTGAGGTTTCAATGTAATTGGAATTCCCACCCCTTTCTCTCTAGAAAAATGCAGTGCATATTTCCTAAGAATTTAGTTATCTGTCGCATAGAAAAATGCAGTGTAAATCCCCTCTTCTTGCACCTGGTGAGCTGAGGAAAGAGCCAATTGCAGAGGGGGCGATCAACAGCAGTATGGCCAATGTTTTGAACTGGTTCGGGTCTGTGGATGACGCAGATAGTGGGATGCGTGATCTTTTTGCGTTCTCTGAAGGAGGTGTTGCTACTGAGATTGTTGGTCTGTCAGTTGGTATTTTTTGGTCTGAAGTTACTGAAGATGTGGTGCTTACTGGCCTACCTGACGCCGCTGCTTGCGGTTATGGATACGGGATCTGCTGGTATAAGACTTGGGCTAATGGGAAGGATAGATGGGTTTTCTTGGGAGATCACAGACTTAGGCCGGCGAAATGGAGAACCCCAGAGAATGGCCTATGGCGATTTGGTTTGGGCCGGGCAAGAATCAGTCAGTTTTGGATAACAGAAGGGGGCGAAGGATTCCCGGAGCAGGAAAGGAGAGAGGATAAGGGAATCAGAGTCGGGCGTTGTTTTCTCCAGGTGATCGTCGGACAGCAGGATCATCAGGATTTCTGGTATACTGTTTTGGTAATATCGAATCCCAACATTATCGTCCTGGGTTATGGAAAGGACCCCTGTAATTCTGATGCCGAGTTTTGCAAATCAGAGGGTGGGGCGCGTTTTTATACCTGCAGGTCTCCGAATGCAAGTCTCAATACCACCTCTGTAGACCATCCCACAAAGCTGCCATGACGGAGAGCCAAGGAAGCGCTGCTGGCAATGGTGCATCCGAGTTCAGACGCCACCCTGATAAGATGCCGATGAGAGAAGCGTCTAGGAAGCCGGCGGCTCTAAGCAAGGGGGCGGGGCCCTCCGTTGTCAGAGATCCTCTCGGCTGGGAGCTGCcgggggaggagaagaagatcctGCGCGTGAACATGGAGGCGCTGAGGAAGGAACTCCCTAGCGAGTGGATGATAGTTGGGAAGTACTACACCACCCACACCTTCAGCTCCACTGCTCTGTTCAATCACTTGCGTGATACCTGGCATCCGAGGGGGGGGCAtggagtacaaggagcatgcTGATAGCTGGTTCCTGATTCTGCTGGAGCAGGAAGGGGATTACCACCGTATCCTTGGAGGTGGGCCATGGACACACCTGGGGGACGTGATGGTGGTGGCTGC carries:
- the LOC106866790 gene encoding uncharacterized protein LOC106866790: MACQRTAWPALPRHLLGSVLSRLRSLADRVRLRAVCRPWRIKLLALPTPPQLPWLALPLAGTVYDVASNKTYRLQIPNQDSAGRDNMVFLHHNDGPCYSAGGNMFFFLHQDADDDDDDGRCSCSLVDALSGAATPLPELAALLQPHMVNTTNKMKIEKATISSRPDRLLAVLARDGNKSRVFISTCRSPAAGEITNTCAVMREMPRIVDIAFFQGKLYAHLAMYYELVAADLSNFEADLGHGPRLGRWIKKARGLDGGWALFVGKPCSRAVRASGVRRGARGNCIYFVGDYGNPFQHSGVYSMADEVARPLLKSSVSRKFKRTRDNYQRWRFPAWFFPVEV